The DNA window gtctgtgtgtattatgtgtgtgtgtgtgtgtgtatgtgtgtgctgatgtgtgtgtgtgtgtgtgtgtgtgtgtgtgtatgtgtgtgtgtgtgtgtgtgtgtgtgtgtgtgtgtatgtagtgtgtgtgtgtgtgtgtgtgtgtgtgtgtgtgtgtgtgtgtgtatgtgtgtgtgtctgtgtgtgtgtgtgtgtgtgtgtgtcatgtgtgtgtgtgtgtgtgtgtctgtagtgtgtgtgtgtgtgtctgtgtgtgtgtgtgtgtctgtgtgtgtgtgtgtgtgtgtctgtgtgtgtgtgtgtgtgtgtgtgtgtgtgtgtgtgtgtgtgtgtgtgtgtgtgtctgtgtgtgtgtgtgtgtgtgtgtgcacgtgtgtgtgtgtgtatgtgtgtggtagtgtgtgtgtgtgtgtgtgtgtctgtgtgtgtgtgtgtgtgtgtgtgtctgtgtgtgtgtgtgtgtgtgtgtgtctgtgtgtgtgtgtgtgtgtgtgtgtgtgtgtgtgtgtgtgtgtgtgtgtgtctgcagtgtgtgtgtctgtgtgtgtgtgtgtgtgtgtgtgtgtgtgtgtgtgtgtgtgtgtgtctctgtgtgtgtgtgtgtgtgtgtgtgtgtgtgtcgtgtgtgtgtgtgtgtgtgtgtccgctgCAGGTCCGTGCGGTGTAGTGTCAGTGCccagtgtgtgcagtgtgtgtgtgcagtgtgtgtgtgtgtgtgggtgtgtgtgtgtgcagtgcctGTGcgtgctgtgcgtgtgtgtgcagtgtgtgtgtgtgtgtgcagtgtgtgcgaTGCGAGCTGTGTCCGAGGTGTTCAGGGAGGTTTTCCTGTCAGCTGATCAGCCACGTACTCTCGGCGGTGTAAATATAAACCACGGTGAAGTCTCATGGAGACCAGAGAGCCGGGAGCAGGAACAGCAGCACGGTGAAGCCAAAACCTGGACACAACAACAGGAAACACCAGGTgttcaggagacagacagacaggcaggtggcagacaggcaggcaggcaggcaggcagacagacagacagacagacagacagacagacaggcaggcaggcagacaggcagggaggcagaaaggcaggcaggcaggcagacagacagacaggcaggcagacaggcaggcaggcaggcaggcagacaggcagacagacagacaggcaggcaggcagacaggcagacaggcagacaggcagacaggcaggcaggcagacaggcaggcaggcaggcagacagacaggcaggcaggcagacaggcaggcaggcagacagacaggcagaaaggcaggcaggcaggcaggcaggcaggcaggcagagagagataagcagacaggcagacagacacaacaaCAGGAACACCAGGTGTtcaggagacagacaggcaggcagacagacaggcagagacaggcagacaggcagacagacaggcaggcaggcagacaggcagacaggcaggcaggcagacagacaggcagacagacacgaggcaggcaggcaggcaggcaggcaggcagacagacaggcagacaggcaggcaggcaggcaggcaggcagaccgacaggcaggcaggcaggcaggcaggcaggcaggcagagcagacagacaggcagacaggcaggcaggcaggcaggcagagacaagcagacagacaggcaggcaggcaggcagagcgagataagcagacaggcaggcagacaggcaggcaggcagatgacagacaggcagacaggcatgcatacaggcagacaggcatGCATACAGGCAGACATACAGGCagtcaggcagacagacaggcagtcaggcagacagacaggctcaCATTGTGGTGCAGATGTTGAGCATCATGAACAAAATGGCCGACACCAGCTGCAGCACGGTCAGAGTCAACTTCCGTCCCAAAACGTTGAGCAGACAGATGTTTAGTGGGACCACTGGAGGGACAGACAGATGTTTAGTGGGACCACTGGAGGGACAGACAGATGTTTAGTGGGACCACTGGAGGGACAGACAGATGTTTAGTGCGGGACCACTGGAGGGACAGACAGATGTTTAGTGGGACCACTgagggacagagacagatgtTTAGTGGGACCACTGGAGGGACAGAGGATGAAATCAGACCGTCAGGAGTTACAGATAACATGTTCAGACAGTTAAGACCTGGTCCAAGCCTGACCCAAAGATAAGACCTGGTCCAAGACTAACCCAAAGATAAGACTCCGGTCGAAGCCTCTTAACCCAAAGATAAGACCTGGTCCAAGACTAGACCCAAAAGATAAGACCTGGTCCAAGCCTAACCCAAAGATAAGACCTGGTCAAGCCTGACCACAAAAAGATAAGACCTGGTCAGCTGGTGATAGCGAGGTCCTTGATGTGTAAAGAGTGAATtgaacattaagttgttacatttaagtatgtcagaggctgtggacgttgttggCGCCATTAgcgtgttgactgtgttcatggactgagggacgggacgaggattcagcagaatctcaaccaggggattcaggattCAGCGAAAAACCAAACATCTGGATAAGGTGCATCCCTAACTTTACCACACTGTACCATCGACTGATCCAACAGTTTCATCAGGCCCGTTAGTCTATGTATTCTTATGTCTGTATGATTGTTGTCTTTTCATTTTCCTGATGAATGTAAGAACACGAGGAACTATGAGGAATGATTTCATCTCAACGTGTAAGGAAGTTGTGAGCGTGCGAGGGACTTACGTGCGACTTCTCCGAGGCAGCTGACGAGCAGCGTCTGGTAGTCGTTGAGGTGGAAGGGGATGCAGTAGCACAGCCCGCCCTCCTGCCGGTGCTTGACCCGATGCTCTCCGTCTGCGTTGGTCACGCACTGGAG is part of the Sander vitreus isolate 19-12246 unplaced genomic scaffold, sanVit1 ctg782_0, whole genome shotgun sequence genome and encodes:
- the LOC144514943 gene encoding putative transporter SVOPL translates to VPVGVLCVLRLGAEQLGAAEKNLQCVTNADGEHRVKHRQEGGLCYCIPFHLNDYQTLLVSCLGEVALVPLNICLLNVLGRKLTLTVLQLVSAILFMMLNICTTMFWLHRAAVPAPGSLVSMRLHRGLYLHRREYVADQLTGKPP